Proteins from a single region of Fusobacterium gonidiaformans ATCC 25563:
- a CDS encoding metal ABC transporter ATP-binding protein → MKTLIQVEQGYFHYPKQEKLLENINFHIQEGEFTAIIGANGAGKTTLLKLLLEQLSFQRGNITRKYRQISYVSQAQDKLQESFPATVLEVVLLNLRQEIGYFHFTKEKHREKARKALKMVGMERYEKHLLKELSGGQRQRVMIAKALVQEPELLILDEPTTGLDKKSVEDLFDTLTNLNHEKGMAILMISHDLFRVRTWCEHIYLLEEGELYASV, encoded by the coding sequence GTGAAAACACTAATTCAAGTAGAACAAGGATATTTTCATTATCCGAAACAGGAGAAATTGTTGGAAAACATCAATTTTCATATTCAAGAGGGAGAATTTACTGCCATCATTGGAGCTAATGGAGCAGGAAAAACCACTCTTTTAAAATTATTATTAGAGCAACTGTCCTTTCAACGAGGAAACATTACAAGAAAGTATCGACAAATTTCTTATGTCAGTCAAGCACAGGACAAGTTGCAGGAATCTTTTCCTGCAACAGTTTTAGAAGTTGTTCTTTTAAACTTACGTCAAGAGATTGGATACTTTCATTTTACCAAGGAGAAACACCGAGAAAAAGCTAGAAAAGCTTTGAAAATGGTAGGAATGGAAAGATATGAAAAGCATTTGTTGAAAGAACTGTCCGGTGGGCAAAGACAGAGAGTGATGATTGCAAAAGCACTTGTTCAAGAGCCGGAACTTCTTATTTTAGATGAGCCGACAACCGGTTTAGATAAAAAATCGGTAGAAGATTTATTCGATACGCTAACGAATTTAAATCATGAAAAGGGAATGGCAATTCTCATGATTAGTCATGATTTGTTTCGAGTAAGAACTTGGTGTGAGCATATTTATCTTCTAGAGGAGGGAGAATTGTATGCTTCAGTATGA
- a CDS encoding metal ABC transporter substrate-binding protein, translating into MKKRLWALLLAMLCLCIALIGCGKKKEEVVSDKIKVVTSNYPMYDFTKRIAGDTLEVVNLVPPGTEPHDWEPSVQDIAQLEEAKAFIYNGAGMETWVEKVLESLNNKELLVVEASQRVDLLKAEEHEEEHEHEHEHEGHEEHHHHHGEWDPHVWLSLRAAQVEMENIKNLLVEVNPEQKEVYEENYQKAIKEFQSLDEEYKTALSSFKGKEIVVAHEAFAYLCRDYDLHQLGIEGVFADSEPSPAKMKEIIDFVKEHQVKVIFFETLASPKVAEAIAKETGASTDMLNPLEGLTEEEIAAGKDYLSVMRENLESLKKAFVE; encoded by the coding sequence ATGAAAAAAAGATTGTGGGCACTGTTACTTGCTATGTTATGCTTATGTATCGCATTGATTGGGTGTGGAAAGAAAAAGGAAGAAGTGGTATCAGATAAGATTAAGGTAGTAACAAGTAATTATCCTATGTATGATTTTACAAAAAGAATTGCAGGAGATACTTTAGAAGTTGTAAATTTAGTTCCACCGGGAACAGAGCCACATGATTGGGAACCTAGTGTTCAAGATATTGCTCAATTAGAGGAAGCAAAGGCTTTTATTTATAACGGAGCAGGAATGGAAACATGGGTAGAAAAAGTGTTAGAAAGTTTAAATAATAAAGAATTGTTAGTCGTGGAAGCCTCTCAAAGAGTGGACTTATTAAAGGCAGAGGAACATGAAGAAGAACATGAGCATGAACACGAACATGAGGGTCATGAAGAGCATCACCATCATCATGGAGAATGGGATCCTCATGTATGGTTGAGCTTAAGAGCTGCTCAAGTGGAAATGGAAAATATTAAAAATCTTTTAGTAGAAGTCAATCCGGAACAAAAAGAAGTATATGAAGAAAATTATCAAAAGGCTATAAAAGAATTTCAAAGCCTAGATGAGGAATACAAGACAGCTTTGTCGAGTTTTAAAGGGAAAGAAATTGTAGTAGCTCATGAGGCTTTCGCTTATTTATGCCGAGACTATGATTTGCATCAATTAGGAATTGAAGGAGTCTTTGCAGATTCAGAACCGTCTCCTGCTAAAATGAAAGAAATTATTGATTTTGTAAAAGAACATCAAGTAAAAGTGATTTTCTTTGAAACTTTAGCAAGTCCTAAGGTAGCAGAAGCGATTGCAAAGGAAACCGGAGCAAGTACAGATATGTTAAATCCATTGGAAGGATTAACAGAAGAAGAAATAGCTGCAGGTAAAGATTATTTATCTGTGATGAGAGAAAATTTAGAATCTTTGAAAAAGGCATTTGTAGAATAA
- a CDS encoding SDR family oxidoreductase has translation MKILVTGATSGIGKAVVERLLQEGNQVTGVGRDFQKYPIEHVCYQKYSCDFRKMAEMETLLRIVAREEWDVVILVAGLGYFAPHEEIHFSKIQEMVQVNLSSAMMIVQATLRNLKKKRGQIIFVSSVTATKASPMGAAYSATKAGISHFATSLWEEVRKYGVRVSVIEPDMTKTDFYEHNSFDVGEEADNYLLAEEVVDAIFFLLSQRQGMNIRRIEVQPQRHKITRKG, from the coding sequence ATGAAGATTTTAGTGACAGGAGCTACTTCCGGAATTGGAAAAGCTGTCGTAGAACGATTGTTACAAGAGGGAAATCAAGTTACAGGGGTGGGAAGAGATTTCCAAAAATATCCAATCGAACATGTATGCTATCAAAAATATTCTTGTGATTTTAGAAAAATGGCAGAGATGGAAACATTATTAAGAATAGTAGCAAGAGAAGAGTGGGATGTCGTGATATTAGTGGCAGGGTTAGGATATTTTGCTCCTCATGAAGAAATTCATTTCTCAAAAATTCAGGAAATGGTACAGGTAAATTTAAGTTCTGCTATGATGATAGTCCAAGCAACTCTTAGAAATTTAAAAAAGAAAAGAGGGCAGATTATTTTTGTTTCTTCCGTAACGGCTACCAAAGCAAGTCCTATGGGAGCTGCGTATTCTGCAACAAAAGCAGGAATTTCTCATTTTGCAACAAGTCTTTGGGAAGAAGTTCGGAAGTATGGAGTGAGAGTCAGTGTGATAGAGCCCGATATGACAAAGACAGATTTCTATGAACATAACTCCTTTGATGTTGGAGAGGAAGCAGATAATTATTTGTTGGCAGAAGAAGTGGTGGATGCTATTTTCTTTTTATTATCTCAACGACAAGGTATGAATATTCGAAGAATAGAAGTGCAGCCGCAAAGACATAAAATAACACGTAAGGGGTAA
- a CDS encoding SPL family radical SAM protein, which translates to MKTYEMKSWNSNFSHIYVEKEVMNYERTKKIIEKFPKAVVIPIERYQDVFHPVGQEFSYQKQSQKLILAKKQDNFLYKGAKVCESFQNHHFYYTSFFLNCIYDCDYCYLQGVYSSANLVIFVNLEDFLQEVKQLLEEKKELYLCISYDTDLLAFEGITSFVEEWYDFSLEHPSLKIELRTKSAKVLDFSKKKYNPNFILAWTLSPESTSQIFEKKTPNLEHRLEAIQKWQRQGFITRLCFDPIFWKKDFQEEYRNFLKKCFSKLDQEKILDISVGTFRVSKEYLKKMRKQNPNSLLLAYPFVCEEGVYSYPREIQQKMFSFVEEELLQYIEKEKLFIGGKI; encoded by the coding sequence TTGAAGACTTACGAAATGAAATCTTGGAATTCTAATTTTTCACATATTTATGTAGAAAAAGAAGTGATGAATTATGAGAGAACGAAAAAAATAATAGAGAAATTCCCAAAGGCAGTTGTCATACCGATTGAGAGGTATCAAGATGTATTTCATCCGGTGGGTCAGGAATTTTCTTATCAAAAACAAAGTCAAAAATTGATTTTAGCAAAGAAGCAAGATAACTTTCTTTATAAAGGGGCAAAGGTTTGCGAGAGTTTTCAAAATCATCATTTTTACTATACTAGTTTTTTCTTAAATTGTATCTATGATTGTGATTATTGTTATCTACAAGGAGTCTATTCTTCTGCCAATCTTGTTATCTTTGTGAATTTAGAAGATTTTTTACAGGAAGTAAAACAACTTTTAGAAGAAAAAAAAGAACTATACTTGTGTATTTCGTATGATACAGATTTATTAGCTTTTGAAGGAATTACTTCCTTTGTAGAAGAGTGGTATGATTTTAGTTTGGAGCATCCTAGTTTAAAAATTGAACTCCGAACAAAAAGTGCAAAAGTCTTAGATTTTTCTAAGAAAAAATATAATCCTAATTTTATTCTAGCATGGACTTTATCTCCAGAAAGTACGAGTCAAATTTTTGAGAAGAAAACACCTAATTTGGAACATCGTTTAGAGGCAATTCAAAAATGGCAAAGACAAGGTTTTATAACTCGACTTTGTTTTGACCCCATTTTTTGGAAAAAAGACTTTCAAGAAGAGTATAGAAACTTTTTGAAAAAATGTTTCTCTAAATTAGATCAGGAGAAAATTTTAGACATTAGTGTCGGAACTTTTCGAGTGTCTAAGGAATATTTGAAAAAAATGAGGAAACAGAATCCCAATTCTCTATTACTTGCCTATCCTTTTGTTTGTGAAGAAGGAGTGTATAGTTATCCAAGAGAAATACAGCAGAAAATGTTTTCTTTCGTAGAGGAAGAACTCTTACAATATATTGAAAAGGAAAAGTTATTCATTGGAGGGAAAATATGA
- a CDS encoding spore photoproduct lyase — MVYLFFALYGEAKPFIEKWKLKKQNQYTKYQVFERESFCCVVTGVGSMKMAIHTTHFLSSRNLQEEDIFCNVGIAGTKASHFDKGELYFIHKIHSKESGRDFYPELVYRQKYQEASLETFSKVVEKEEEIQEDLVDMEGAAFFETLHFFAKKKQIFLWKCVSDVLEGERVKPEDLLKKHCDTLALFFEQFHRVENREKELFQKKRRDLEERLWKHLFCSETMRIQGKDLLHYAELSEKNVEKMIQKYLRKEVKTKTEGKKYFEDLRNEILEF; from the coding sequence ATGGTTTATTTATTTTTTGCTCTTTATGGAGAGGCAAAACCCTTTATAGAAAAATGGAAATTAAAAAAACAAAATCAATATACAAAATATCAGGTCTTTGAAAGAGAGAGTTTCTGCTGTGTGGTTACAGGAGTAGGAAGTATGAAAATGGCAATTCACACTACACATTTTCTTTCTTCTAGGAATTTACAGGAAGAAGATATTTTTTGTAATGTTGGAATTGCCGGAACAAAAGCTTCTCATTTTGACAAAGGGGAACTCTATTTCATTCATAAGATTCACTCGAAAGAGAGCGGACGAGATTTTTACCCTGAACTTGTATATAGACAAAAATACCAAGAGGCTAGTTTAGAAACTTTTTCTAAAGTAGTTGAAAAAGAGGAAGAAATACAGGAAGATTTAGTGGATATGGAAGGAGCTGCTTTTTTTGAAACTTTACATTTTTTTGCGAAGAAAAAGCAAATTTTTCTTTGGAAATGTGTTTCGGATGTTTTAGAGGGAGAAAGAGTGAAACCGGAGGACTTATTGAAGAAACATTGTGATACTTTGGCTCTATTTTTCGAGCAATTTCATAGAGTGGAAAATAGGGAAAAGGAGCTTTTTCAGAAAAAAAGAAGAGATTTGGAGGAAAGATTGTGGAAACATCTTTTTTGTTCCGAAACGATGAGAATACAAGGAAAAGATTTACTTCACTATGCAGAATTATCGGAAAAAAATGTAGAAAAGATGATTCAAAAATATTTAAGAAAAGAAGTGAAAACAAAAACAGAGGGGAAGAAGTATTTTGAAGACTTACGAAATGAAATCTTGGAATTCTAA
- a CDS encoding L-lactate dehydrogenase: protein MLQTKKVGIVGIGHVGSHCALAMLLQGVCDEMVLMDILPEKAKGYAIDCMDTVSFLPHRTIIKDGGIKELSEMDVIVISVGSLTKNNQRLEELKGSMEAIKSFVPDVVKAGFNGIFVVITNPVDIVTYFVRQLSGFPKHRVIGTGTGLDSARLRRILSETTNIDSHVIQAFMLGEHGDTQVANYSSATIHGVPFLDYVKTHPEQFKDVDLLDLEKQVVRTAWDIIAGKGSTEFGIGCTCANLVKAIFHNERRVLPCSAYLEGEYGQSGFYTGVPAIIGNNGVEEILELPLNEREEKRFKEACEVMKKYIEIGNSYGIC, encoded by the coding sequence ATGTTACAAACAAAAAAAGTTGGAATTGTTGGAATTGGACACGTAGGAAGTCACTGTGCTTTGGCTATGTTATTGCAAGGTGTTTGTGATGAAATGGTATTGATGGATATTCTTCCGGAAAAAGCAAAGGGATATGCCATTGACTGTATGGATACCGTGAGTTTTCTTCCTCACAGAACTATCATCAAAGATGGCGGAATCAAAGAATTATCTGAAATGGATGTCATCGTCATCAGTGTAGGAAGCCTAACAAAAAATAATCAAAGATTGGAAGAGTTAAAAGGATCTATGGAAGCAATCAAAAGTTTTGTTCCCGATGTTGTAAAAGCCGGATTCAATGGAATTTTTGTGGTTATCACAAATCCTGTTGACATTGTAACTTACTTTGTAAGACAATTATCAGGTTTCCCTAAACATCGAGTCATTGGTACCGGAACAGGATTAGACAGTGCTAGATTACGAAGAATTTTAAGTGAAACAACAAATATTGATAGCCATGTGATTCAAGCTTTCATGTTAGGAGAGCACGGAGATACACAAGTTGCAAATTATTCCAGTGCTACTATCCATGGAGTTCCTTTCTTAGACTATGTAAAAACACATCCGGAACAATTTAAAGATGTTGATTTATTAGACTTGGAAAAACAAGTAGTAAGAACAGCTTGGGATATTATCGCCGGAAAAGGTTCCACAGAATTTGGAATCGGATGTACTTGTGCAAACCTTGTGAAAGCTATTTTCCACAATGAAAGAAGAGTTCTTCCATGTAGTGCATATCTAGAAGGAGAATACGGACAATCCGGTTTCTACACAGGAGTTCCTGCCATCATTGGAAATAATGGGGTAGAAGAAATTTTAGAACTTCCATTAAATGAAAGAGAAGAAAAAAGATTTAAAGAAGCTTGTGAAGTTATGAAGAAGTATATTGAAATCGGAAACTCTTATGGAATTTGTTAA
- the truA gene encoding tRNA pseudouridine(38-40) synthase TruA produces MEFVNLRFSIEYEGTRYLGWQRLGEKQREKTIQGKIEQVLARLFALNPEEVSVIASGRTDAGVHAKEQIANVHLPSGKSPQEIEEYCNQYLPEDIRIFHAHFVEELFHSRFHAKTKEYHYEISLQKPSVFHRNVTWYCPIQLDIEKMKESSQYFLGEHDFLAFSSLKKTKKSTIRRIDRIEIQETEFGLLFRFVGNGFLQNMIRILVGTLIEVGEGKKTKEDIISIFQSKARQKAGFLAPAKGLTLYKVYY; encoded by the coding sequence ATGGAATTTGTTAATCTTCGATTTTCCATAGAATATGAGGGAACCAGATATTTAGGTTGGCAACGTCTCGGAGAGAAACAAAGGGAAAAAACGATTCAAGGAAAAATAGAACAAGTATTGGCAAGACTCTTTGCCTTAAATCCGGAAGAAGTTTCTGTCATTGCTTCCGGAAGAACGGATGCAGGTGTTCATGCAAAAGAACAGATTGCAAATGTTCATCTCCCTTCCGGAAAATCTCCACAAGAAATTGAAGAATATTGCAATCAATATCTTCCGGAAGATATTCGTATTTTTCATGCTCACTTTGTAGAGGAACTCTTTCATAGTCGTTTTCATGCAAAAACAAAAGAATACCATTATGAAATTTCTCTTCAAAAACCAAGTGTATTTCATAGAAATGTTACTTGGTACTGCCCTATACAATTAGACATCGAAAAAATGAAAGAAAGCAGCCAATATTTTCTGGGAGAGCATGATTTCCTTGCCTTCTCCTCTTTGAAAAAAACAAAGAAATCTACCATTCGTAGAATCGATAGGATCGAGATTCAAGAAACAGAGTTCGGTCTTTTATTTCGTTTTGTTGGAAATGGTTTTTTACAAAATATGATACGAATTTTGGTCGGGACTCTCATTGAAGTGGGAGAAGGAAAGAAAACAAAAGAAGATATTATTTCTATTTTTCAATCAAAAGCGAGACAAAAAGCAGGATTTTTAGCTCCTGCAAAAGGTTTAACTCTGTATAAAGTATATTATTAA
- a CDS encoding TonB-dependent receptor domain-containing protein: MKKGYLGFLFLISSLSSFAVEQEVKLAPTTVDGRSSYNGSVTENEIKNIVVITKEEIQKKQHKDLLSVFEDSPMTMVTHTQAGPLIALRGSGEKTVMRVKVLLDGTSINTVDDSMGVIPFNAIPVSSVEKIEIIPGGGITLYGSGSSSGVINIITKSGKMKDYGVVNVTSSSFNTYNVNMSKGLKLGKNIFANVAVEAEKGKGCRQKEEHKKYNVLGGFHFRLNDKNSIRIYGSQYKNDEDNTNELSIYDLKRNRRKAGDTLSKVKSDRHTFGVDYQYNPSEKLHFTANYNSSKFSRDITQDARPSLTFLPSIDFFDNAFADSDSRIDLVLRNVSQRLEGRFEENIDNARGKLDYSYANNKGKFTFGYDYTSHHLKRVSTTVSAPYNEYRDIGLLIHKKHDRAFSEERLKENPDMIIGYSTIAADSMYNNPEDYFLNGKIGEKGIEDFYIKKNKFSLEDKLAKKLYKYATPEMIADYEKKKGTAEEKGVTSLVMEIFKSGVDPMPMMIDINRWYQTDFRKEKVFSLIDQNKLVEKDGKKGVYVKNPASKENTFFEINENTTFEDFARIHETLNSPPITSSTFVSSRIDTKKTTDSFYLHNDYSLTDNFDIGLGLRYEKSKYSGTRKTLTNQIIKMNPGVDRKKFADSASETLDLYTQTSDVVYTERTDRGQDQPGFMILEKLRRLKELRETGQTIIPMVNLTTQYRKTEENIGGDISFSYKLNDTNRMYVKYERAFNTPLPTQMTNKTFDPIHKVRVYWESGIRTEKMNNFEIGFRGMLRKNISFSAAAFLSDTYDEIISVVKDGNSHQTREWRFINLDKTRRLGLELQSEQTFDKLRLKESVTYIHPKILANNYKDEVMRIANEQMTHLIDGRRKSIRQYFNNSDMKKMKEKERIIAAIDHFYQEEFYQKNIADKEKINHFIEEYVQKNINPFIDNSSDVDNETKKYLKDGIKNNLENDRNYVSIIREQYDYEYSLTNGSFLEEGERIPLAPKVKATFGADYQFTDKLRIGMNTTYIGSYISVEPARVYEIIKTKVPAHFVSDIYGTYHCTEDFSIKFGVNNIFNHQYNLRQDSYTATPAPGRTYSAGFSYRF; encoded by the coding sequence TTGAAAAAAGGATATTTAGGTTTTTTATTTTTAATTTCTTCTTTAAGTTCTTTTGCAGTAGAACAAGAAGTAAAATTAGCACCTACAACAGTAGATGGACGCTCTAGTTATAATGGCTCTGTTACAGAAAATGAAATAAAAAATATTGTTGTTATTACAAAAGAGGAAATTCAGAAAAAGCAACATAAAGATTTACTCTCTGTTTTTGAAGATTCTCCTATGACGATGGTAACACATACACAAGCAGGACCTTTGATTGCTTTACGTGGAAGCGGAGAAAAAACGGTAATGCGAGTAAAAGTGCTTTTAGACGGAACTTCTATCAATACGGTAGATGATTCTATGGGAGTCATTCCCTTTAATGCAATTCCGGTAAGTAGTGTTGAAAAAATAGAAATTATTCCGGGAGGAGGAATTACCTTATATGGTAGCGGAAGCTCCAGTGGGGTTATCAATATTATTACAAAATCAGGAAAAATGAAAGATTATGGTGTCGTTAATGTAACATCAAGTTCTTTTAACACTTATAATGTAAATATGAGTAAAGGCTTGAAGTTAGGAAAAAATATTTTTGCAAATGTGGCAGTGGAAGCAGAAAAAGGAAAAGGATGTCGTCAAAAAGAAGAACATAAAAAATATAATGTTCTAGGAGGGTTTCATTTTCGTCTGAATGACAAAAATTCTATACGTATTTATGGAAGCCAGTATAAAAATGATGAAGATAACACGAACGAACTTAGTATATATGACTTGAAGCGGAACCGAAGAAAAGCAGGAGATACTTTATCGAAAGTAAAATCGGATAGACATACTTTTGGTGTGGACTACCAATATAATCCAAGTGAAAAGCTTCATTTCACAGCCAATTACAATAGCTCGAAATTTTCAAGAGATATTACTCAAGATGCGAGACCAAGTCTTACTTTTTTACCTTCTATTGATTTCTTTGACAATGCTTTTGCAGATTCTGATTCAAGAATTGACTTAGTATTACGTAATGTTTCTCAAAGATTGGAAGGACGATTCGAGGAAAATATTGATAATGCAAGAGGAAAGTTAGACTATTCTTATGCGAATAATAAAGGAAAATTCACTTTTGGATATGACTATACTTCTCATCATTTAAAAAGAGTTTCTACTACTGTAAGTGCTCCATATAATGAATATCGTGATATTGGTTTGTTAATACATAAGAAGCATGATAGAGCTTTTTCGGAAGAGAGATTGAAAGAAAATCCGGATATGATTATAGGCTATTCTACGATTGCAGCAGATAGTATGTATAATAATCCGGAAGACTATTTTTTAAATGGAAAGATAGGGGAAAAAGGTATAGAAGATTTTTATATAAAAAAAAATAAATTCTCATTGGAAGATAAATTAGCGAAGAAACTCTATAAGTATGCAACTCCGGAAATGATAGCTGATTACGAAAAAAAGAAAGGAACAGCAGAAGAAAAAGGAGTAACGTCATTAGTTATGGAAATTTTTAAAAGTGGGGTAGATCCTATGCCAATGATGATTGATATCAATCGATGGTATCAAACCGATTTTAGAAAAGAAAAGGTTTTTTCTCTGATAGATCAAAATAAATTAGTGGAGAAAGATGGGAAAAAAGGAGTGTATGTAAAAAATCCAGCTTCTAAGGAAAATACATTTTTTGAAATCAACGAAAACACTACCTTTGAGGACTTTGCACGAATACACGAAACTTTAAATTCACCACCTATTACAAGCTCTACTTTTGTATCTTCTAGAATTGATACGAAAAAAACAACAGACTCTTTTTATTTACATAATGATTATTCTCTTACTGATAATTTTGATATAGGATTGGGATTACGATATGAAAAATCGAAATATTCAGGAACAAGAAAGACATTGACGAATCAAATCATTAAAATGAACCCCGGAGTAGATAGAAAGAAGTTTGCAGATTCTGCTAGTGAAACTTTAGATTTATACACTCAGACCTCCGATGTTGTGTATACAGAAAGAACAGATAGAGGACAAGATCAACCGGGATTCATGATTTTGGAAAAACTTAGAAGATTAAAAGAGCTAAGAGAAACAGGACAAACTATTATTCCAATGGTAAATTTAACAACACAATATAGAAAGACAGAGGAAAATATTGGAGGAGATATTTCTTTCTCTTACAAATTAAATGATACCAATCGTATGTATGTAAAATATGAGAGAGCTTTTAATACACCGTTACCAACTCAAATGACAAATAAAACCTTTGACCCTATCCATAAAGTTCGAGTTTATTGGGAAAGTGGAATTAGAACAGAGAAGATGAATAATTTTGAAATTGGTTTTCGAGGTATGTTACGAAAAAATATTAGTTTTTCGGCAGCTGCTTTTTTAAGTGATACTTATGACGAAATTATTTCGGTAGTAAAAGATGGAAATTCTCATCAAACCAGAGAATGGAGATTTATCAATTTGGATAAAACCAGAAGATTAGGATTGGAACTTCAATCAGAACAAACGTTTGACAAGTTACGATTGAAAGAATCCGTTACGTATATTCATCCTAAAATTTTAGCAAATAATTATAAAGATGAAGTGATGAGAATTGCAAATGAGCAAATGACTCATCTTATTGATGGAAGAAGAAAATCGATTCGACAATATTTTAATAATAGTGATATGAAAAAGATGAAAGAAAAAGAACGAATTATAGCTGCAATAGACCATTTCTATCAAGAGGAATTTTATCAAAAAAATATTGCTGATAAAGAAAAAATCAACCATTTCATTGAAGAATATGTACAAAAAAATATCAATCCTTTTATTGATAACAGTAGTGATGTAGATAATGAAACAAAAAAATATTTGAAAGATGGAATTAAAAATAATTTGGAAAATGATAGAAATTATGTCTCTATTATTCGAGAACAATATGACTATGAATACTCTTTAACGAATGGAAGCTTCTTAGAAGAAGGAGAGAGAATTCCTCTGGCACCGAAAGTAAAAGCAACCTTTGGAGCAGATTATCAGTTTACAGATAAATTACGTATAGGTATGAATACTACTTATATTGGTTCTTACATTTCAGTAGAACCTGCAAGAGTGTATGAAATTATAAAGACAAAGGTTCCTGCTCATTTTGTTTCTGATATTTATGGAACATATCATTGCACAGAAGATTTCTCCATTAAATTTGGTGTGAATAATATCTTTAATCATCAATATAATTTAAGACAAGATTCTTATACTGCAACTCCGGCTCCCGGTAGAACATACAGTGCAGGATTTAGTTATCGATTTTAA
- a CDS encoding aminotransferase class IV translates to MKIILDDAFLFGAGVFETIKVEKGRAIFCEEHLKRLHQSLEFFGISQKISEEEVQEYLDKQEEKDFALKIVVSSKNILYLKRENPYLSQNREKGLRLCFSKVLRNSTSAMVYHKTTQYYENLLEKKKVKECGYDEVLFWNERGELTEGAVSNIFFIKGEKLYTPAVSCGLLAGIIRAKVMERYTVEEKIIRKEDLETFDACFMTNSLMGMFWVKEIEGVFYDNNRENFML, encoded by the coding sequence ATGAAGATTATATTAGACGATGCTTTTTTATTTGGAGCAGGAGTATTTGAGACGATAAAGGTCGAAAAGGGAAGAGCTATTTTTTGTGAAGAACATTTGAAACGCCTTCATCAGAGTTTAGAGTTTTTTGGAATATCTCAAAAAATTTCAGAGGAAGAAGTACAGGAGTATCTTGATAAGCAAGAAGAGAAAGATTTTGCCTTAAAAATAGTGGTTTCTTCTAAAAATATCCTTTATTTAAAACGAGAAAATCCTTATCTATCTCAAAATAGAGAAAAAGGTTTACGGCTTTGTTTTTCAAAAGTGTTACGAAATTCTACTTCTGCTATGGTCTATCATAAGACAACTCAGTATTATGAGAATCTTCTCGAGAAGAAAAAAGTGAAAGAGTGTGGCTATGATGAGGTACTTTTTTGGAATGAACGAGGGGAACTCACAGAGGGGGCTGTTTCTAATATCTTTTTTATAAAGGGAGAGAAACTGTATACTCCAGCTGTTTCCTGTGGATTGTTAGCGGGAATTATAAGGGCTAAGGTAATGGAAAGGTATACAGTGGAAGAAAAAATAATTCGAAAAGAAGACTTAGAAACTTTTGATGCCTGTTTTATGACAAATTCCTTGATGGGAATGTTTTGGGTCAAAGAAATTGAGGGAGTTTTCTATGATAACAATAGAGAAAATTTCATGTTATAA